One window from the genome of Chitinivibrionales bacterium encodes:
- a CDS encoding OmpA family protein, with the protein MIKRRLIHRIFPVIFVYGLLTVCLSDGLPGEFLLSSRWRDLMGRYSPLTNPALLTESDYITLRGAFAPVMQGAFKLWEFGVTMPVTTGQTAGISIIGENDGEIQSARFDPGTERLVTGGSSSSNNNTFTMLSYAINPWRTLSLGANLNIAYQSNFGDPLCGLGLDIGGSYRFKEHPLLGEHVAGLSTINLIAPTMGRSLFDFDSDAAYSRSLRVSWLGYFWEQRLESGLDIDLKDLWANKNEFNSLDNAIKTAKKIEWGAAWRMGAWLKQTLGAYFQLGFDKRFIEYWGLAGGAKVPLTETGPKVTMLYQYNLKTEGDLASTHTFYLIMELGKKKRDEEAPKIIERFISERKVEKKEKQKQQPDLSGLKDIEGLEIEEHEKYVTITAQELAIHFASGSAELPPEGIKVLKRIADFLKTYPDHPVRIEGHTDSDPIVGKLKSVYPDNTALSRARARRVMKYFIETENLPTELFDAAGFGDSVPIAPNTTKEGKRKNRRVVITIMK; encoded by the coding sequence ATGATAAAACGTAGATTAATTCACAGGATTTTCCCTGTGATTTTCGTATACGGACTTCTGACGGTATGTCTTTCCGACGGTCTTCCCGGCGAATTTCTTCTCAGCAGCCGCTGGCGCGACCTGATGGGGCGGTATTCTCCACTAACCAATCCTGCACTACTCACCGAAAGCGACTATATCACCCTTCGCGGAGCCTTTGCGCCGGTGATGCAAGGTGCGTTCAAGCTCTGGGAATTCGGTGTTACCATGCCGGTTACCACCGGCCAGACAGCGGGAATTTCGATTATCGGCGAAAATGATGGTGAAATTCAGTCTGCCCGATTCGACCCCGGTACCGAGCGTCTGGTAACCGGTGGCAGCTCAAGCAGCAATAATAATACATTCACCATGCTGAGTTATGCCATCAATCCCTGGAGAACCTTGAGCTTGGGCGCAAATCTCAACATTGCATATCAAAGCAATTTTGGTGACCCGCTCTGCGGACTGGGTCTCGATATCGGAGGTTCATATCGCTTTAAGGAGCACCCGCTTTTGGGTGAGCATGTCGCCGGATTATCAACTATCAATCTGATCGCTCCCACCATGGGGCGTTCGTTGTTTGATTTCGACAGCGATGCCGCCTATTCCCGTTCCCTTCGTGTTTCCTGGCTGGGATATTTCTGGGAGCAGCGGCTCGAAAGCGGGCTGGATATCGATTTAAAGGACCTCTGGGCGAACAAGAATGAGTTCAACTCACTTGACAACGCCATAAAAACGGCTAAAAAGATCGAATGGGGTGCGGCTTGGCGTATGGGTGCATGGCTGAAACAGACCCTGGGCGCCTATTTCCAACTGGGTTTTGACAAACGATTTATCGAATACTGGGGCCTTGCCGGCGGAGCAAAAGTCCCGCTCACGGAAACCGGGCCGAAAGTGACCATGCTCTACCAATATAACTTGAAAACCGAAGGCGATCTGGCATCGACTCACACTTTCTACCTGATCATGGAGCTGGGCAAAAAGAAGCGGGATGAGGAGGCGCCGAAAATAATTGAGCGATTTATTTCGGAACGTAAAGTAGAGAAAAAGGAAAAGCAGAAACAGCAGCCCGATCTGAGCGGGCTTAAGGATATCGAGGGGCTCGAGATTGAAGAGCACGAAAAATATGTGACAATCACTGCTCAGGAGCTGGCTATCCACTTTGCCTCGGGAAGCGCCGAACTTCCGCCAGAGGGTATCAAGGTTTTGAAACGGATTGCCGATTTCCTGAAAACCTATCCCGACCATCCGGTGCGCATTGAAGGCCATACCGATTCGGACCCGATTGTCGGAAAGCTGAAATCGGTCTACCCGGACAACACCGCGCTTTCGAGGGCCCGGGCCAGGCGGGTGATGAAATACTTTATTGAGACGGAAAATCTCCCTACCGAGCTTTTTGATGCTGCCGGTTTCGGAGACTCCGTGCCGATTGCTCCTAATACCACCAAAGAGGGGAAGCGGAAAAACCGGCGGGTAGTGATCACGATAATGAAATAA